From one Erinaceus europaeus chromosome 4, mEriEur2.1, whole genome shotgun sequence genomic stretch:
- the TST gene encoding thiosulfate sulfurtransferase — MVHQMLYRALVSTKWLADSVRVGKLGPSLRVLDASWYSPGTRQAHKEYLERHVPGASFFDIEKCRDTASPYEMMLPSEQGFADYVGRLGISNDTHVVVYDGDDLGTFYAPRVWWMFRVFGHRTVSVLNGGFRNWLKEGHPVTSEPSNPEPAVFKASLDRTLLKTYEQVLENLKSRRFQLVDSRSQGRYLGTEPEPDAVGLEPGHIRGALNMPFTEFLTPDGFEKTPEELRAMFEAKKVDLTKPLIATCRKGVTACHIALAAYLCGKPDVAVYDGSWCEWFRRSSPETRVSQWKA; from the exons ATGGTTCATCAGATGCTCTACCGGGCTCTGGTCTCCACCAAGTGGCTGGCAGATTCAGTACGAGTAGGCAAACTGGGGCCTAGCCTGAGGGTGCTGGACGCGTCCTGGTACTCTCCTGGCACCCGCCAGGCCCACAAGGAGTACCTGGAGCGCCATGTTCCCGGCGCATCCTTCTTTGATATAGAGAAGTGTCGGGACACCGCATCCCCCTACGAGATGATGTTGCCCAGCGAGCAGGGCTTTGCCGACTATGTGGGCCGCCTGGGCATCAGCAACGACACCCACGTGGTGGTGTATGATGGTGACGACCTAGGCACTTTCTACGCGCCCCGGGTCTGGTGGATGTTCCGAGTGTTTGGCCACCGTACTGTGTCCGTGCTCAACGGTGGCTTCCGGAACTGGCTGAAGGAGGGTCACCCAGTGACATCGGAGCCCTCTAATCCAGAGCCTGCCGTCTTCAAAGCCTCACTGGATCGCACCCTGCTCAAGACCTACGAGCAGGTACTGGAGAACCTCAAGTCCAGGAGGTTCCAACTGGTGGATTCTCGGTCCCAAGGCCGGTACCTGGGCACTGAGCCAGAGCCAGATGCAGTAG GCCTGGAGCCAGGCCACATCCGAGGGGCCCTCAACATGCCATTCACGGAATTCCTGACCCCAGATGGCTTTGAGAAGACCCCGGAGGAGCTCCGTGCTATGTTTGAGGCCAAGAAGGTGGATCTGACCAAGCCCCTCATTGCCACGTGCCGGAAGGGCGTCACTGCCTGCCACATTGCCCTGGCTGCCTACCTGTGTGGCAAGCCTGACGTGGCTGTCTATGATGGCTCCTGGTGCGAGTGGTTCCGCCGCTCCTCACCCGAGACCCGCGTGTCCCAGTGGAAGGCCTGA